GTTTTGCTTTCAGCATTAGAAGGTTATGCAATTACATCCGTTCGCATTGAAGGTGTAGATCATGAGTTTTCTACTATCTCAGGTGTTGTTGAAGATGTTACCGAAATTATCCTTAATCTTAAGCAAGTTCGTTTCAAACGCCAAATTGAAGATATCGATAATGAATCAGTTACTATTTCTGTTTCTGGTAAAGATCAATTAACAGCAGGTGATTTTCAAAAATTTATTTCAGGTTTTCAAGTTCTGAATCCAGACCTTGTTATCTGTAATTTAGATAGTAAAATTAAACTGAATTTCGATTTAACGATCGAAAAAGGTAGAGGATACGTTCCTGCTGAGGAGAACAAAAAACAGAATGCTGCAATTGGAACTATTTTTACAGATTCAATTTTTACTCCGGTAAAAAATGTAAAATACGCAATTGAAAACTTCCGTGTTGAGCAAAAAACAGATTACGAAAAATTAGTTTTTGAAATTAAAACTGATGGTTCTATTAATCCTAAAGATGCCCTTACTGAAGCTGCTAAAGTTTTAATTCACCACTTCATGTTATTCTCTGACGAAAGAATTACACTCGAGGCTGACGAAATTGCACAAACAGAATCGTATGATGAAGAGTCATTACATATGAGACAATTGCTTAAAACTAAGCTTGTTGATATGGATTTATCTGTGAGAGCATTAAATTGCTTGAAAGCGGCTGAAGTTGATACACTTGGTGATTTAGTATCGTTCAATAAAAATGACCTAATGAAATTCCGTAATTTTGGTAAAAAATCTTTAACTGAACTTGATGAACTTGTTGCAGTAAAGAATTTAACTTTCGGAATGGATTTAGCTAAATACAAACTAGATAAAGAATAATCTAATTCGCTTAGGCGAGTTAAATTTAACATAGCAATGAGACACGGAAAAAAATTCAATCACTTAAGCAGACAGACTGGACATAGAAAAGCTATGTTGGCTAATATGGCTTGTTCTCTTATTGAGCACAAACGTATTAACACTACTGTTGCTAAAGCTAAAGCGCTTAAACAATTCGTTGAGCCTTTAATCACAAAATCAAAAGAAGATACGACTCACAACCGTCGTATTGTTTTTGCATACTTACGTAGCAAATATGCTGTAACTGACTTGTTCAGAGATGTAGCTGCTAAAGTAGGAGACCGTCCAGGTGGATACACTCGTATCATTAAAGTTGGAAATCGTTTAGGAGATAACGCTGATATGGCGATGATCGAACTTGTTGATTTCAATGAACTTTACAACGGAGGTAAAAAAGAAGTTAAAAAAGCAAAAAGCCGTCGTGGTGGAAAAGCAAAAAAAGCTGATGAGACTTCTGAAGCTCCTGCTGCTGATACAGAAACGACAACTGAAGCTTCTGAATAATTATGAAAGTAATCATTCAATAAGAATTAAGGATAAACTAGTTACTAGTTTATCCTTTTTTTTTGTTTTTTTCAAATTAAAACACAATAATATAACACTTTCCCCTCTTAGGGTTTTATTTTTAGAGATGAATTTTTTAAAAAACCTTGCACTCGCTCTTTTAAAAAATTAAATTTGCAAAATATCTAATTACAAATGAAATACACAACACGACAAAGCGCTATTCTTTTACTAAGTGACGGAACAATTTTTCACGGAAAATCAATCGGAATTAGTGGTACAACTTTTGGAGAAGTTTGCTTTAATACAGGAATGACAGGATATCAAGAAATCTTTACGGATCCTTCTTATTTTGGTCAGATTATGGTTGCAACGAATGCACACATTGGAAATTATGGTGTAAATGATTCTGAAATAGAGTCTGATAGCATCAAGATATCTGGATTGGTGTGTAAAAACTTTAGCTTTAACTATTCTAGAGAAGGTGCTTCAGAAAGTTTAGAGTCTTATTTTATAAAAGAAAATCTTATTTGTATCTCAGATGTTGATACAAGAGCATTGGTGAGTTATATACGAGATCACGGAGCTATGAATGCTGTTATTTGTACGGATGGGACTTCTATAGAGGATTTGAAGATCGCATTGGCAAATGTTCCGAATATGGAAGGATTGGAACTTGCTTCTAAAGTGTCAACAAAAGAGCCGTATTTTTATGGAGATGAAAATGCTACATATAAAATTTCTGCTTTAGATTTAGGGATTAAGACTAATATTTTGCGTAATCTAGCAAAAAGAGATTGTTATATCAAAGTATTTCCATACGATTCGAGTTTTAAAGATTTAGCGGCATTTAATCCAGATGGCTATTTCTTATCGAATGGGCCTGGTGATCCTGATCCATTATTTGGTGCAATTGAAGTTGCTAAAGAGATTTTGGCAAATGATAAGCCGTTATTTGGTATTTGCTTAGGGCACCAAGTCATTGCTTTGGCAAATGGGGTTTCTACTTATAAAATGTTTAATGGACATCGTGGAATAAATCATCCGGTTAAGAATTTGATTACTGGTAAAGGTGAGATAACATCTCAAAATCATGGTTTTGCCGTTAATAAAGAGCAATTAGATAATCATCCTGATTTAGAAATTACGCATTTACATCTTAATGATGAAACAGTTGCTGGTATGCGTATGAAAAATAAAAATTGTTTTTCGGTACAGTACCATCCAGAAGCAAGTCCAGGGCCACATGACTCATCTTATTTGTTTGATCAATTTATTGAGAACATAAAAGCGAATTAAACTAAAACGTTTGAGTTAATAAATAAAAGTATTTAATTGCTAGGGAAATTAATTAGCGTCAAATATTTTTATAATTTCGAAAAATATTTATAATTTAATAATAAAAACTAAAAATAATGAGTATTATAATAAAAATTCACGCAAGACAAATTTTTGATTCTAGAGGTAATCCTACTATCGAAGTTGATGTAATTACAGACAATGGAGTATTAGGAAGAGCAGCAGTTCCATCTGGAGCGTCTACTGGGGAACATGAAGCAGTTGAATTACGTGACGGAGGTAAAGCTTTTTTAGGTAAAGGAGTTTTGAATGCTGTGAATAATGTAAATACTATTATTGCAGAAGAATTAGTTGGTGTTTCTGTTTTTGAGCAAAATGTTATCGATCAAGCTATGATCGATTTAGATGGAACTCCGAATAAATCTAAATTAGGAGCAAACGCTATTTTAGGTGTTTCTCTTGCTGTAGCGAAAGCGGCAGCTAATGAGTTAGGTTTGCCTTTGTATAGATATGTTGGAGGTGTTTCAGCAAATACATTGCCTGTGCCAATGATGAATATTATTAATGGTGGTTCGCACTCTGATGCTCCGATTGCTTTTCAAGAATTTATGATATTTCCAGTAAAAGCTACTTCTTTTTCTCACTCTATGCAAATGGGTACTGAAATTTTTCATAGCCTGAAAAAAGTGTTACATGATAGAGGATTAAGTACTGCTGTAGGTGATGAAGGAGGTTTTGCTCCAAATTTACCAGGTGGTACTGAAGATGCTTTAGATACTATTAAAAAAGCTGTTGAAAATGCAGGGTATACTTTTGGTGACGAAATTATGATTGCGCTTGACTGTGCGGCGGCTGAATTTTATGTAAACGGTAAATACGATTATTCTAAATTTGAAGGAGAAACTGGTAAAGTTAGAACTTCTGCTGAGCAAGTTGATTATTTAGCTGAATTAGCTGCTAAATATCCAATTATCTCTATTGAAGACGGAATGGATGAAAATGACTGGGATGGTTGGAAATTACTTACGGAAAAAATTGGAAATAAAGTACAATTAGTAGGTGATGACTTATTCGTAACTAATGTGGAACGTTTATCTACAGGAATCGAAAAAGGAATCGCAAATTCTATTCTTATAAAAGTAAACCAAATTGGTACTTTGACAGAGACTATTGCTGCGGTTAATATGGCTAAAAATGCAGGTTATACTTCAGTAATGTCACACCGTTCGGGAGAAACTGAAGATAATACAATTGCAGATTTAGCAGTAGCTTTAAACTGTGGGCAAATCAAAACTGGTTCAGCTTCACGTTCAGATCGTATGGCAAAATACAATCAATTGCTTAGAATCGAAGAAGAACTAGGAAGTACTGCTTATTTTCCTGGATTAAACGCTTTCAAGATTAAATAATTGTAAGAGTTATATATTGAAAAAAAAGCCATTCGTGAAAACGGATGGTTTTTTTTTGGAGTTTTAACAAATTCATAGCAAGATTCCTTTTTTAGTTAGTCTTAAATTCCTTAAATTTGATAAATTATTATTTAAAAGATTTATTTCCGATTATATTATGTCAAAAATAGCTACCCTAGAAGTAGATGGTAAGAAGATTGAACTTCCTGTTATAACAGGAAGCGAAAATGAATCTGCTGTCGATATTAACAAATTACGTGATTTAACAGGTTTCATTACTCTTGATCCAGGATATAAAAACTCTGGTTCTTGTACAAGTGAGATTACTTTTTTAGATGGAGAATTAGGAATTTTGCGTTACAGAGGATATTCAATTGAAGACTTAGCTGAGCAAGCAAGTTTTCCTGAAGTGTCTTATCTATTGATTTTCGGTGAGTTACCTACAGCTGCACAATTAGCACAATTTGATGCTGATATTAAAAAGCATACTTTGGTAAACGAAGAAATGAAAAATATTATTGACGGTTTTCCAAAAACTGCTCATCCTATGGGAGTATTGTCTGCATTGACAAGTGCTTTGACTGCTTTTAATCCTAAAGCAGTGAATGTAGAAAATGAAAAAGAAATGTATGAAGCTATTTGCAAAACGATAGCTAAGTTTCTTGTAATTGCTACATGGACCTATAGAAAAACAATGGGATATCCATTAAATTATTATGACAATACTAAAGGGTATGTAGAGAACTTTATGCAATTGATGTTTAAATTGCCTACAGGTCCTTATGCTGCAAATCCTATTGTTGTTAATGCATTAGATAAATTATTCATCTTACACGGAGATCATGAACAGAACTGTTCTACATCTACAGTAAGAATGGTTGGTTCTTCTCACGCTGGTTTGTTTGCTTCAATCTCTGCTGGAGTTTCTGCTCTTTGGGGACCACTTCATGGAGGTGCTAATCAGGCAGTTCTTGAAATGCTTGAAGAGATTAATAAAGACGGTGGTGATACTGATAAATTTATGGCGAAAGCCAAAGATAAAAATGATCCTTTCCGTTTAATGGGATTTGGTCATAGAGTATACAAAAACTTTGATCCAAGAGCTAGAATTATTAAGAAAGCTGCAGATGAAGTTTTGAATACATTAGGTGTTGATGATCCAATTTTGGCTATTGCTAAAAAATTGGAGGCAGCAGCCCTAGAAGATGAATACTTTAAATCAAGAAGTTTGTATCCTAACGTAGATTTTTACTCAGGTATTATTTATAGAGCATTAGGGATACCTACAGATATGTTTACAGTAATGTTTGCTATAGGAAGACTACCAGGATGGATTGCGCAATGGAAAGAAATGCGTGAAAATAAAGAACCAATTGGTAGACCTAGACAAATATATACTGGTCATCCTTTAAGAGAATTCAAATCGAATAAATAAAATTCAATTTAAAGCTTCACTTAACTGTGAAGCTTTTTTTTATCTTTGTTGAAATCAAATAATAGAATATGTTACAATTAAATGTAAAGAACGAAACATCAAGATTACGTGCTGTAGTTTTGGGAACTGCAGTTCATAACGGGCCTACGCCAACTGTTGAGGAAGCGTATGATCCGAAATCATTGGAGCATATTAAAGCAGGGACTTATCCTGTTGAATCTGATATGGTTGCTGAAATGGATGCTTTTAATGCAGTGCTTCAAAAATACGATGTGACAGTTTTTCGTCCTGAAATGATTGAAAACTACAACCAGATTTTTGCTAGAGATATCGGTTTTGTGATAGATGATGTTTTTGTGAAATCAAATATTTTACCAGAAAGAGAATTGGAGCTTAATGCAATTCAATACATAATAGATCAAATGGATCCTCAAAAAGTAGTTCGACCACCAGAAGAAGTACATATCGAGGGAGGAGATGTTATGCTTTGGAATGATTATGTTTTTATAGGAACTTATAAAGGGAGTGATTATAAAGATTATATTACTGCAAGAACAAATATGGAGGGAGTTGAGTTTATTAGAAATTTGTTTCCAAATAAAATTGTCAAAGAGTTTGATTTGGTTAAATCTAAAATTGAAGCTCGTGATAATGCTTTGCATCTTGATTGTTGTTTTCAACCAGTAGGAAAGGATAAAGGAATTATTTACAAAAGAGGATTTCGTGAAGAAGCTGATTACATGTATTTAGTGAATCTTTTTGGTAAGGACAACTTATTTCATATTGAGAGAGAAGAAATGTATTATATGAATTCGAATGTTTTTTCAATAGATACTAATGTTGTTGTGTCAGAGAAAAATTTTACTAGATTGAATAATTGGCTAAGAAGCAACGGATTTGTTGTAGAAGAAATCCCTTATGCTGAAATTGCTAAACAAGAAGGGTTGTTGAGATGTTCAACTTTACCTTTGATTAGAGATTAAAAATTAGTTTCAAGTTTCAGGTTTCAAGTTGCTAGAAAACTTGAAACCTGAAACTTGAAACAAAAAAAATACAAACATGAAACAAACTACAAACGCAATAGTAATGATTCGTCCGGTTGCATTCAGAATGAATGAGCAAACGGCAGTAAATAATTATTATCAGAAAGTGTTAGACGGACTTTTACCGGCTACAGTAAATGCAAAAGCACAACAAGAATTTGATGCTTTTGTGGATAAATTACGTGCTGTGGGGGTAGACGTTACAGTAGTAGAAGATACGCTAACACCAGATACGCCAGATAGTATATTTCCAAATAACTGGGTTTCCTTTCATGAAAATGGAGATGTAGCATTGTATCCTATGTTTGCTGAGAATCGTCGTCTAGAACGTCGTGAGGATATTTTGGATATTCTTGAAGAAAAAGGTTTTCAAATAAATAACATTGTAGATTATACATCGGCAGAAGAGGATGGTTTTTTCTTAGAGGGCACAGGTAGTTTACTTTTGGATAGAGCAAATGGGAAAGCGTATTGCGCTTTATCTCCAAGAGCTGATGAAGAATTATTTATAGAATTCTGCGAAGATTTTGATTATGCACCTGTAATTTTTGAAGCATTTCAAACTGTTAATGGTGAGCGAAAGCTAATTTATCATACTAATGTTATGATGTGCTTGGGTGAAACTTTTGCAGTGATTTGTGCAGATTGTATAGATGATAAAAAAGAGCGTAAAATGGTTCTAGAAAATCTAAAAGCAGATAAGAAAGAAGTTATTTTAATAACAGAAGCTCAAGTGAATAATTTTGCTGGAAATATGCTTGAAGTTCGTGGAGCTAATGATAAAAAATATATCGTGATGAGTACTTCAGCGCATCAAAGTTTAACGCCAAAACAAATTTCACAACTTGAAGCTCATGCGACTATTTTAAGTTCAAGTTTAGATACTATCGAGGCTTGTGGAGGAGGAAGTGCAAGATGTATGATGGCAGAAGTGTTTTTGCCAAGAGCATAAAAAAAATATAAAATCAAAAAAAAGGGACAAATCTAGTATTTTGTCCCTTTTTTAGTTTTTAGTGTGTTTAGATATGCATTAAATTGCCTTTGATTATATTAATTATCGCACTCACGATATATTGTATTCCGATAGCGATTACAATAAAGCCGACAATTCTTGAAATAGCAACAATGCCTGAAGCACCAAGGATCTTAGCTAGATAATGTGCACTTCTAAGAATGATAAAAATTACAATCGCAATTGCTAAAATTGCCGCAGAGGCGATAATGATCTCAGTAGTTTCATGGTGTTCTTGGTAAAAAGCAATTAATAAAGAAATTGATCCAGGGCCTGCGAGCATAGGAATTGCTAGTGGCGTAAGAGCAATGTCATTTCGTTGTTGGGCATCAGTTTCTACTTTTTTATTTATTCCTCTTTTTTTGTTGAATTTACCAGATAGTAATGAAAAACCCGAGTTTACAATTATAATTCCACCGGCAATACGAAGAGCATCGATGCTTATTCCAAAAAATGTCAACATGTATTGTCCTATAAAAAAAGAAACGATTAGGATAAGAAAAACGTTTATAGCGGTCCATAAGGAAATTCGAGAACGCTCTTTTTTCGAGTCATGTTGTGTTAGTCCTACAAAAATAGGAACTGTTCCAATGGGATTTAATACCGAGAATAGAGCAGCAAATAAGTAAATAAATAGATCCATAAAGTCTTGTTTAGTCTTGTAAAAATAGTCTTTTTTAAAAGATATGATTACAGTTTAATTAGTAGGTTATTGATTTTTTTAAAAAAGAACTAAACTTTTTAAATCATCGAAGAGCTAAACCTTTTTGATTACTTTTGTAGTATATATTAGAGACAATGAAAAATAAAAAAACAGTAGTGCTTGGAGCAACTACCAAGCCTGAAAAATATGCTTTTTTAGCTATAAATAAATTAGTAGAAAAAGGACATACCGTTTTAGCAATTGGTCAAAATGCTGGAGAAGTTGCTGGTGTAAAAATTTACACAAAGGCAATTCCTCTTAAAAATATTGATACCATCACGTTGTATTTGAATCCGTCACGTCAGCGAGATTATTATAATTACATCGTAGAAGCAAAGCCTAAGCGAGTAATTTTTAATCCAGGAACCGAAAATCCAGAATTATATCAGTTGTTAGAACTTAATAATATTAAAGCTCAAGTTGCTTGTACATTAGTTTTGCTTACAACAAATCAGTATTAGTTCTGTAGCTAATTAATGTTTTTTTTTAGTAGCTATTTCCAGCTATCCGCTATATCTTTTTCTGTTCGCAGATGCGAACAGAAAAAGGATGTCGCTTCTATCTGGGCTAGTCCGCATAAGGACAATTAAAATAGTATGTTTTTATGAAATGTGAAATTTCAAGTATTTAAAACTTCTATTTTCCATAAAACAAAAGTCGAGTAAACCCACAAATTTAGTATTTTTGTCTTCATGGAATTTTCTTCAAAATTAATAGAGAAAGCAGTCAATGAAATGTCTCAATTGCCAGGTATTGGTAAGCGTACGGCTTTGCGACTAGTTTTACATTTATTAAAACAACCAAAAGAACAAACCGGTTTTTTAGCCGAAGCATTAACAACAATGCGTGCAGATATTAAATTTTGTGAAAGCTGTCATAATATTTCTGATATTGCAGTATGTGAAATTTGTGCTAACACAGCAAGGAATCATCAAACTATATGTGTAGTTGAGGATATTCGTGATGTAATGGCTATAGAGAATACAGGTCAGTACAAAGGGATTTATCATGTTTTAGGAGGGAAAATTTCTCCAATTGAAGGAGTTGGTCCAAGTCAGTTAAATATAACTACCTTAGTCGAAAAGGTGAAGTTAGGCGGGGTAAACGAAATTATCTTTGCTTTAAGTTCAACAATGGAAGGGGATACAACTAATTTTTATATCTACAAACAAATAGCCGATGCTGAAATTATTATTTCAACAATAGCACGCGGAATTGCTGTAGGAGATGAATTAGAATATGCAGACGAAGTAACTCTAGGAAGAAGTATATTGCATAGGGTTCCGTTTGAGAAAACGTTTAAAAATAGTTAACAGAGTCAGTCAATAAAATTGATGTTTTCTTAAAATAAATGAAAAGCTATATTTACTATTAAAATTCTGTAAATGAATAAAAACTCTCTTTATCTGTTGTTGCTTATTAGCATACTTTTTGCATCATGCATTCCGCTAAATGATTTGGTTTATTTACAAGATAAAGGAACAACCGGCACTGAAAGTAATATTGCTGTTGTAGAATCAAAACCCTATCGTTTGCAAACTAATGATGTTTTAAGTATTAATATAAAGGCTATTGATCCAAAATTAGTAGCGATTTTTAATACTACAGATAAAACCGTAGGACAAAATTTATCTAACTCAGAAGCAGGATTGTATTTTGATGGTTTTACAGTTGATGCTCATGGAAATATAAGAATGCCCGTTTTAGGTGAAATAAATGTTATGGGGTATACACTAGAAGAAGTGCGTATTAAAATAGAAAAACAATTATTAGACGAACATTTTAAACCAGAAGCAAATATATTTGTAACAGTAAAGCTTGATGGTTTTAGATATACAATAAATGGAGAAATAACATCTCCAGGTACTAAAACGCTTTTTAGAGAACAGGTAAATGTAATGGAAGCCATTGCTAATTCTGGAGATATTACAATTACAGGTAATAGAAAAGCAGTTACTATTATTCGACAATCACCTTCAGGAGTCGAAATGCATGATATTGATCTTACAGATCTTAATGCAATAAAATCCCCTTATTTTTATTTACAACCCAATGATTATATATATGTAAAACCACTTAAGCAAAAAACTTGGGGAACAGGTAAAACAGGTATAGAATCTATTGGAACAATAATCACTATAATTTCTTTGGCAACAACTACATTTTTACTTTTAAAACTTTAAAAACCTACAAAATGTTAGATATAAAAGATTTTTCGATTTTTGACAATCAATCAGATTTTGATTTTAAAGGGTTTTTGTTAAAAATTGGGGGATACTGGAAATGGTTTTTATTGAGTTTAATAATTGCTTTTGCAATTGCTTATCAAGTAAACATTCGCAAAGAAAAAATATATGGAATGGAAACTTTGATTTCCATAAAAGAAGAAAATAATCCATTCTTTACTTCAAATACTAGTTTAGTTTTTAACTGGGGAGGAACTTCTGATCAAATAAGTAATACAATAACAGTTTTGCAATCAAGATCTCACAATGAGCTTGTTGTAGATAAGTTGCAATATTATATCGATTATCTAGAACAAGGTAAGTATAATATGGTAGACTCTTATGGGGCTGTTCCTTTTTATGTTGTCATAGATAAATCGAAAGGACAATTAGCTGGGGCGTTAATCAGTATTAAGTTTTTAAATGCTAATGAATATGAAATTAGAATTCCTTTTGAGAATAGTTCAGTTTCATTAATTACTTATGCTAATAATTCATACAGTAATACAGCTGTAGAGATAGGAGAGTTTGTAAAGAAGTATAAAGTTGGAGAGCAAGTTTCGTTGCCTTTTTTAAATTGGAAATTACAAATTAACGATAATGCCGGTTTTTATAAAGACAAAGAATATTTTGTCCAATTCAATGATTTTGATAGTACGGTTGCAAAATATCGAGGTATAAGTGTGCGGTCTGATGATGGAGGGAGTTCGATAATTACATTGGGGATGCAAGGAACTAATAAAGCACGAATGGTTGAATATTTAAATTCGACTGTAAAAATGCTAATAAAAATCCAACTTGATAGTAAAAATCAATTTGCAACAAATACCATTAATTTTATTGATAGTACACTTGTGGCAATGGAAACTCAGTTAAAGCAGACTGGAGATGAATTAAAGATATTCCGAAAAGGTAAAAATGTTTATAATATAGAAGAAGGAGGGAGTAAGTTTTCAGATAAAATCATGGACTTTGATGTCGAAAAAGATAAAGTTACTCGTAAAATAGCCTATTATAATTCGTTAAATGCATATTTAAAAAACAGTGTTGATTATTCTAGGTTGCCTGCGCCGTCTGTTGCGGGTATTGATGATCCAAATATTGTTGTAAATGTTTCTAAATTAATTTCGCTTTCTGCACAAAGATCAGAAATGGCCTATGCAGTAAAAAGTGATAAAATTTTTAAAGATTTTGATAATCAAATGTTGGCTGTCAAGAACGTGCTGTTAGAAAATATTGCTTCTGCCAAATCTTCTTTGCAATATGATTTGGCAATGGTTAATAGTAAAATTGGACAGACAGAAAGTACAATAAAAAGATTGCCAGAAGAGCAACAAGAGTTATTGAAAATTAAGAGGAAATACGATTTAAGTGATAATATTTACAGTACATTTCTTCAAAAAAGGAGCGAGGCAGATATTGTAAAAGCGGCTAATTTATCGGATATTCATTTTATAGATCCAGCAAAAGATGTTGGAGGTGGGCTAATAGGGCCAAAGACTTCTGTCAATTATG
The nucleotide sequence above comes from Flavobacterium branchiarum. Encoded proteins:
- a CDS encoding DNA-directed RNA polymerase subunit alpha, producing the protein MAIFNFQKPDKVIMIDSTDFEGKFEFRPLEPGYGLTVGNALRRVLLSALEGYAITSVRIEGVDHEFSTISGVVEDVTEIILNLKQVRFKRQIEDIDNESVTISVSGKDQLTAGDFQKFISGFQVLNPDLVICNLDSKIKLNFDLTIEKGRGYVPAEENKKQNAAIGTIFTDSIFTPVKNVKYAIENFRVEQKTDYEKLVFEIKTDGSINPKDALTEAAKVLIHHFMLFSDERITLEADEIAQTESYDEESLHMRQLLKTKLVDMDLSVRALNCLKAAEVDTLGDLVSFNKNDLMKFRNFGKKSLTELDELVAVKNLTFGMDLAKYKLDKE
- the rplQ gene encoding 50S ribosomal protein L17, which produces MRHGKKFNHLSRQTGHRKAMLANMACSLIEHKRINTTVAKAKALKQFVEPLITKSKEDTTHNRRIVFAYLRSKYAVTDLFRDVAAKVGDRPGGYTRIIKVGNRLGDNADMAMIELVDFNELYNGGKKEVKKAKSRRGGKAKKADETSEAPAADTETTTEASE
- the carA gene encoding glutamine-hydrolyzing carbamoyl-phosphate synthase small subunit; translation: MKYTTRQSAILLLSDGTIFHGKSIGISGTTFGEVCFNTGMTGYQEIFTDPSYFGQIMVATNAHIGNYGVNDSEIESDSIKISGLVCKNFSFNYSREGASESLESYFIKENLICISDVDTRALVSYIRDHGAMNAVICTDGTSIEDLKIALANVPNMEGLELASKVSTKEPYFYGDENATYKISALDLGIKTNILRNLAKRDCYIKVFPYDSSFKDLAAFNPDGYFLSNGPGDPDPLFGAIEVAKEILANDKPLFGICLGHQVIALANGVSTYKMFNGHRGINHPVKNLITGKGEITSQNHGFAVNKEQLDNHPDLEITHLHLNDETVAGMRMKNKNCFSVQYHPEASPGPHDSSYLFDQFIENIKAN
- the eno gene encoding phosphopyruvate hydratase; protein product: MSIIIKIHARQIFDSRGNPTIEVDVITDNGVLGRAAVPSGASTGEHEAVELRDGGKAFLGKGVLNAVNNVNTIIAEELVGVSVFEQNVIDQAMIDLDGTPNKSKLGANAILGVSLAVAKAAANELGLPLYRYVGGVSANTLPVPMMNIINGGSHSDAPIAFQEFMIFPVKATSFSHSMQMGTEIFHSLKKVLHDRGLSTAVGDEGGFAPNLPGGTEDALDTIKKAVENAGYTFGDEIMIALDCAAAEFYVNGKYDYSKFEGETGKVRTSAEQVDYLAELAAKYPIISIEDGMDENDWDGWKLLTEKIGNKVQLVGDDLFVTNVERLSTGIEKGIANSILIKVNQIGTLTETIAAVNMAKNAGYTSVMSHRSGETEDNTIADLAVALNCGQIKTGSASRSDRMAKYNQLLRIEEELGSTAYFPGLNAFKIK
- a CDS encoding citrate synthase; the protein is MSKIATLEVDGKKIELPVITGSENESAVDINKLRDLTGFITLDPGYKNSGSCTSEITFLDGELGILRYRGYSIEDLAEQASFPEVSYLLIFGELPTAAQLAQFDADIKKHTLVNEEMKNIIDGFPKTAHPMGVLSALTSALTAFNPKAVNVENEKEMYEAICKTIAKFLVIATWTYRKTMGYPLNYYDNTKGYVENFMQLMFKLPTGPYAANPIVVNALDKLFILHGDHEQNCSTSTVRMVGSSHAGLFASISAGVSALWGPLHGGANQAVLEMLEEINKDGGDTDKFMAKAKDKNDPFRLMGFGHRVYKNFDPRARIIKKAADEVLNTLGVDDPILAIAKKLEAAALEDEYFKSRSLYPNVDFYSGIIYRALGIPTDMFTVMFAIGRLPGWIAQWKEMRENKEPIGRPRQIYTGHPLREFKSNK
- a CDS encoding dimethylarginine dimethylaminohydrolase family protein, translated to MLQLNVKNETSRLRAVVLGTAVHNGPTPTVEEAYDPKSLEHIKAGTYPVESDMVAEMDAFNAVLQKYDVTVFRPEMIENYNQIFARDIGFVIDDVFVKSNILPERELELNAIQYIIDQMDPQKVVRPPEEVHIEGGDVMLWNDYVFIGTYKGSDYKDYITARTNMEGVEFIRNLFPNKIVKEFDLVKSKIEARDNALHLDCCFQPVGKDKGIIYKRGFREEADYMYLVNLFGKDNLFHIEREEMYYMNSNVFSIDTNVVVSEKNFTRLNNWLRSNGFVVEEIPYAEIAKQEGLLRCSTLPLIRD
- the ctlX gene encoding citrulline utilization hydrolase CtlX, translated to MKQTTNAIVMIRPVAFRMNEQTAVNNYYQKVLDGLLPATVNAKAQQEFDAFVDKLRAVGVDVTVVEDTLTPDTPDSIFPNNWVSFHENGDVALYPMFAENRRLERREDILDILEEKGFQINNIVDYTSAEEDGFFLEGTGSLLLDRANGKAYCALSPRADEELFIEFCEDFDYAPVIFEAFQTVNGERKLIYHTNVMMCLGETFAVICADCIDDKKERKMVLENLKADKKEVILITEAQVNNFAGNMLEVRGANDKKYIVMSTSAHQSLTPKQISQLEAHATILSSSLDTIEACGGGSARCMMAEVFLPRA
- a CDS encoding MarC family NAAT transporter encodes the protein MDLFIYLFAALFSVLNPIGTVPIFVGLTQHDSKKERSRISLWTAINVFLILIVSFFIGQYMLTFFGISIDALRIAGGIIIVNSGFSLLSGKFNKKRGINKKVETDAQQRNDIALTPLAIPMLAGPGSISLLIAFYQEHHETTEIIIASAAILAIAIVIFIILRSAHYLAKILGASGIVAISRIVGFIVIAIGIQYIVSAIINIIKGNLMHI
- a CDS encoding CoA-binding protein — its product is MKNKKTVVLGATTKPEKYAFLAINKLVEKGHTVLAIGQNAGEVAGVKIYTKAIPLKNIDTITLYLNPSRQRDYYNYIVEAKPKRVIFNPGTENPELYQLLELNNIKAQVACTLVLLTTNQY
- the recR gene encoding recombination mediator RecR, with translation MEFSSKLIEKAVNEMSQLPGIGKRTALRLVLHLLKQPKEQTGFLAEALTTMRADIKFCESCHNISDIAVCEICANTARNHQTICVVEDIRDVMAIENTGQYKGIYHVLGGKISPIEGVGPSQLNITTLVEKVKLGGVNEIIFALSSTMEGDTTNFYIYKQIADAEIIISTIARGIAVGDELEYADEVTLGRSILHRVPFEKTFKNS
- a CDS encoding polysaccharide biosynthesis/export family protein, giving the protein MNKNSLYLLLLISILFASCIPLNDLVYLQDKGTTGTESNIAVVESKPYRLQTNDVLSINIKAIDPKLVAIFNTTDKTVGQNLSNSEAGLYFDGFTVDAHGNIRMPVLGEINVMGYTLEEVRIKIEKQLLDEHFKPEANIFVTVKLDGFRYTINGEITSPGTKTLFREQVNVMEAIANSGDITITGNRKAVTIIRQSPSGVEMHDIDLTDLNAIKSPYFYLQPNDYIYVKPLKQKTWGTGKTGIESIGTIITIISLATTTFLLLKL